Proteins encoded within one genomic window of Bradyrhizobium sp. 186:
- a CDS encoding nuclear transport factor 2 family protein codes for MSASSVPQLPQPELPLLVAACVRAVNAYDAEGLLALFAEDALVNDQLHEYWGKLAIREWADRDIIGERLTMQVVKVVEHYGHFIVRANVDGNYDKRGLPDPLVLSFYFSSHGDQIVQLIILRNQFDI; via the coding sequence ATGTCCGCTTCCAGCGTTCCACAACTTCCACAGCCAGAGCTGCCATTGCTCGTGGCGGCCTGTGTTCGGGCCGTCAACGCCTACGATGCTGAGGGGTTACTGGCGCTCTTCGCGGAGGATGCGCTTGTCAACGATCAGCTTCACGAATACTGGGGGAAGCTGGCTATCCGGGAATGGGCGGACCGCGACATCATCGGCGAGAGACTGACGATGCAAGTCGTCAAGGTCGTGGAGCATTACGGCCACTTCATCGTAAGAGCCAACGTCGACGGCAACTACGACAAGCGCGGATTGCCTGATCCGCTTGTGCTTTCGTTCTATTTTTCATCTCACGGCGATCAGATCGTTCAACTCATTATTCTTCGCAATCAATTCGATATTTAA
- a CDS encoding cytochrome b/b6 domain-containing protein, whose amino-acid sequence MAAVPSPDRPVAEHWYFRHAALVRATHWINAVCFVLLLMSGLQIFNAHPALYVGDQSDFDRPAMSIRARLSENGLVGETMFAGHSFDTSGIFGISNEDGQISQRAFPSWITIPSNQDLATGRRWHFFFAWLLVLNGLVYFTWGCVRRHFDRDLLPSLRELSHVGWEVLEHLRLRFPRGAAARRYNVLQQMTYLLVVFVLFPLMILTGLTMSPGIDSAVPQLLTLFGGRQSARLIHFFVASSLTFFVIVHLVMVLASGVWNNLRSMITGWYDLGNPRTPDVA is encoded by the coding sequence ATGGCCGCAGTTCCCAGCCCCGATCGGCCTGTCGCCGAGCACTGGTACTTCCGCCATGCCGCGCTGGTGCGTGCGACGCATTGGATCAACGCCGTCTGCTTCGTGCTGCTCCTGATGAGCGGACTGCAGATCTTTAATGCCCATCCCGCGCTCTATGTCGGCGATCAATCGGACTTTGACCGTCCGGCCATGTCGATCCGTGCGCGCCTATCCGAGAACGGCCTCGTCGGGGAGACGATGTTCGCCGGCCATTCCTTCGACACGTCGGGCATATTCGGTATCTCGAACGAGGACGGTCAAATCTCGCAGCGTGCCTTTCCCAGCTGGATCACGATCCCGAGCAACCAGGATCTGGCGACTGGCCGGCGTTGGCATTTTTTCTTTGCCTGGCTGCTGGTGCTGAATGGTCTCGTCTATTTTACCTGGGGCTGCGTTAGGCGACATTTCGACCGGGATCTTCTTCCCAGCCTTCGCGAGCTCAGCCATGTCGGATGGGAGGTCCTTGAGCATCTGCGCCTGCGCTTCCCACGCGGTGCAGCGGCGAGGCGATACAATGTGCTGCAGCAGATGACCTATCTCTTGGTCGTCTTCGTCCTGTTCCCGTTGATGATCCTCACGGGCCTTACGATGTCGCCCGGGATCGACAGCGCCGTGCCGCAGCTGCTCACGCTGTTCGGCGGGCGCCAATCGGCGCGGCTGATCCACTTCTTCGTCGCATCGAGCCTCACGTTTTTCGTTATTGTACATCTCGTGATGGTGCTGGCCTCGGGTGTCTGGAACAATCTGCGCTCAATGATCACCGGCTGGTACGATCTCGGCAATCCGAGGACGCCAGATGTCGCTTGA
- a CDS encoding antibiotic biosynthesis monooxygenase, with the protein MTLKCGLFVRLEAKPGKERAVKDFLISGLDLTNREAGTPVWFALQLSPTTFGVFDAFTSEEDRQAHLAGNMAKALMSRVEEMLAKPPSVEPVDVLAVKNQPA; encoded by the coding sequence ATGACGCTCAAGTGTGGATTATTCGTCCGGCTGGAAGCCAAGCCAGGCAAGGAACGGGCCGTGAAGGATTTTCTCATCAGCGGCCTTGATCTGACAAATCGGGAGGCGGGCACGCCGGTCTGGTTTGCCCTGCAGCTCTCGCCGACGACGTTCGGCGTGTTCGACGCCTTTACCAGCGAAGAAGATCGCCAGGCACATCTCGCCGGCAACATGGCCAAGGCTCTGATGTCGCGGGTCGAGGAAATGCTGGCAAAGCCGCCGTCAGTCGAACCTGTCGACGTTCTGGCCGTCAAGAATCAGCCAGCCTGA
- a CDS encoding acyl-CoA dehydrogenase family protein: protein MNITTIAEEFARTRILPRAPVWEKSRAMATAEIREAINAGIGSIRIGAEYGGLGLDYSSTGAVLRILASADFAFAFSLAVHSAVAGSISEHGTPAQIAQYLRPVQSGELILSVCITEPSAGSDAAAVRTTATPDKGGWRISGSKAWITNATSADLFLVYAQTDSGTGPAGIAAFLIERECPGLSITAPYDLVGCHSMGLAGVELADCFVPHEALFARPGEGFKRAMSGIDVARTLVSAMCCGMMEASLAFAIEATAERSAFGSRTIDFQGVQWMLADIATDLSASELLFKAAASKLDRGERATIDAAHAKKFSTKVALSAVAQCMQLSGARGLLAETPISRHLAGAKAAQYLDGTTEIQNVVIARSLRSRVNQAS, encoded by the coding sequence ATGAACATAACAACGATCGCGGAGGAGTTCGCTCGGACGAGGATATTGCCGAGAGCCCCTGTTTGGGAGAAGTCGCGCGCGATGGCGACGGCCGAAATCCGTGAAGCGATCAATGCGGGAATTGGATCAATTAGAATCGGCGCTGAGTATGGCGGCCTGGGTCTCGACTATTCGTCCACAGGAGCCGTCCTGCGAATCCTAGCCTCCGCGGACTTCGCGTTCGCGTTCAGCTTGGCGGTGCACAGCGCGGTCGCCGGATCGATATCGGAGCACGGGACGCCGGCTCAGATCGCTCAATACCTTCGCCCTGTACAATCCGGAGAGCTGATACTGTCCGTATGCATAACCGAACCCTCAGCAGGCTCTGATGCGGCCGCCGTGAGGACGACAGCGACGCCTGACAAAGGGGGCTGGCGTATAAGCGGATCCAAGGCATGGATTACCAATGCCACGTCCGCGGATCTCTTTCTCGTATACGCCCAGACCGACTCTGGAACGGGGCCGGCAGGCATTGCCGCCTTTCTCATCGAGCGGGAATGTCCAGGCCTCTCCATCACGGCTCCGTATGACCTCGTCGGGTGCCATTCCATGGGTCTTGCCGGCGTCGAACTCGCCGACTGCTTCGTGCCGCATGAAGCGCTTTTTGCTCGTCCCGGTGAGGGGTTCAAGCGGGCGATGAGCGGGATTGATGTCGCGCGTACGCTGGTTAGCGCCATGTGTTGCGGAATGATGGAAGCAAGCCTCGCATTCGCAATAGAGGCAACGGCCGAGCGTTCAGCGTTTGGTTCAAGAACGATCGACTTTCAAGGGGTGCAATGGATGTTGGCCGACATCGCCACAGATCTTTCGGCCTCGGAGCTGCTCTTCAAGGCTGCTGCATCGAAGCTTGATCGAGGGGAGCGGGCGACGATTGATGCTGCGCACGCCAAGAAATTCTCTACAAAAGTAGCGTTGAGCGCGGTCGCTCAATGCATGCAGCTCAGTGGTGCGCGTGGGCTCTTGGCCGAGACACCTATCTCGCGCCATCTCGCTGGGGCTAAAGCTGCCCAGTATCTGGATGGAACAACAGAGATACAGAATGTTGTCATCGCAAGGTCTCTTCGGTCGCGCGTAAATCAAGCTTCGTAG
- a CDS encoding winged helix-turn-helix domain-containing protein: MTDVVSFGPFRLFAAERLLEKADEPLELGSRALDILIMLVERAGEVVTHKELMSRAWPNVTVDEANLRVHVAGLRKALGEGRDGARFITNVSGRGYCFVAPVTRLATQRPAPQVRKVVSDRLRQLPAQLARMVGRDDTVRALSAQLLTRRLVSIVGPGGMGKTTVAVSIAHALIDDFDGAVFFVDLGALTDPSLVPTAVASALGLMIQAQDPLLSLLAFLGDRRALLLLDSCEHVIEAAAALAEPVVSAGPQVHILTTSREALRVEGEHVHLLYPLDSPLTEAGLTAVEALLFPTVQLFMERAAASGYRSELSDSDAPIVAGMCRKLDGIALAIELAASQVGFYGIRGTAELFDNRFKLLWLGRRTAMPRHQTLNAMLDWSYNLLPERDRLVLCRLSVFIGVFTLREALSVAGTASNDPDVTVSVASLVTKSLVSTTVIDDRTYYRLLDTTQAFAAGKLDERGEADGVARRHAVYYSKYLENREVVKSAVRGQDLSGFAQHVGNVRAALEWAFSDHGDIAIGAELATWAAPLFVSLSLLDECRKWCERALAALGDTERSTKTEMILQEFLALSSMFTKGNGSEVRTAIERGLSLAETLVDRDHQLQLLAGLNIFLTRIADFRGALAVAERGVSIADAAKDLAGLVITDWMLGVSYHLVGNQAAAQHHCESGMARSVELGQSNASFFGYDHRVRALVALARALWLRGFPERAVQVARQAIDEAERQDQPVSVCIALIYAAPVFLWSGNFERAGGYIERLIAYAGRYLLAPYRAVGMALKGELAVIRGEAGAGLHLLRDALETLHAEQHKILVTVFTGALADGLRKAGQFDEALLTINGALARAAHCGATFDMPELLRIKGQILATMPRRDLASGVDCLMQSIAVAREQSALGWELRSAMDLARLLSESGQYDQARDTLVPVYDRFTEGFETADLRAARCLIGDLVQ; the protein is encoded by the coding sequence ATGACGGACGTCGTTTCCTTTGGACCATTTCGTTTGTTTGCGGCCGAAAGGCTGCTTGAGAAAGCAGACGAGCCGCTCGAGCTCGGCAGTCGCGCCCTCGATATCCTAATCATGCTGGTGGAGCGGGCCGGAGAGGTCGTTACGCATAAGGAGCTGATGTCTCGAGCCTGGCCGAACGTGACTGTGGACGAAGCCAATCTGCGCGTCCATGTCGCGGGCCTTCGCAAAGCGCTCGGAGAGGGGCGCGATGGCGCCCGCTTTATCACGAATGTTTCCGGACGGGGCTATTGTTTCGTTGCTCCGGTAACGCGATTAGCGACACAACGGCCCGCACCGCAGGTGCGGAAAGTCGTCAGCGACCGGCTTCGCCAGCTGCCGGCGCAGTTGGCTCGGATGGTTGGACGCGACGACACCGTCCGTGCGCTATCGGCTCAACTGTTGACGCGACGCCTCGTCAGCATCGTTGGGCCTGGAGGCATGGGCAAGACGACAGTCGCGGTCTCGATCGCTCACGCGCTGATCGACGATTTCGACGGAGCCGTTTTCTTCGTCGATCTGGGAGCGTTGACCGATCCCAGTCTTGTGCCGACGGCGGTTGCCTCGGCGCTCGGATTAATGATCCAGGCTCAGGATCCACTCCTAAGTCTGCTGGCCTTTCTTGGCGATCGGAGAGCTCTCCTCCTGCTGGATAGTTGCGAACACGTGATCGAAGCAGCTGCGGCGCTTGCCGAACCGGTTGTCAGCGCCGGGCCACAGGTCCACATTTTGACAACCAGCCGAGAGGCACTACGGGTCGAAGGCGAGCACGTTCATTTACTGTATCCGCTCGACAGCCCTCTCACTGAGGCCGGCCTGACAGCTGTCGAGGCGCTTTTATTTCCGACCGTTCAGCTATTCATGGAGCGCGCAGCTGCGAGCGGCTATCGATCGGAGTTGAGCGACTCCGACGCTCCGATCGTCGCCGGGATGTGCCGGAAGCTCGACGGAATTGCGCTCGCTATCGAACTAGCGGCCAGCCAGGTTGGCTTCTACGGGATTCGCGGAACCGCCGAGTTGTTCGACAACCGATTCAAACTGCTCTGGCTTGGTCGACGTACAGCAATGCCGCGGCATCAGACCTTAAATGCGATGCTCGACTGGAGCTACAATCTTCTGCCTGAGCGCGACAGGCTCGTTTTATGCCGATTGTCGGTCTTCATCGGGGTATTCACGCTCAGGGAAGCTCTCTCGGTCGCGGGCACGGCATCAAATGACCCTGATGTCACGGTGTCCGTCGCAAGCCTGGTGACGAAGTCGCTTGTATCGACCACCGTCATTGACGACAGAACGTACTATCGCCTGCTCGATACCACACAGGCCTTCGCCGCGGGCAAGCTTGATGAGCGTGGTGAGGCTGATGGGGTCGCGAGACGGCATGCGGTCTACTACTCCAAATATCTTGAAAATCGTGAGGTCGTGAAATCGGCCGTCCGCGGGCAAGATCTATCTGGATTTGCACAGCATGTCGGGAATGTTCGGGCGGCACTCGAGTGGGCGTTCTCCGACCACGGCGACATCGCCATCGGAGCCGAACTCGCAACCTGGGCGGCACCGCTGTTCGTAAGTCTATCGCTGCTCGACGAGTGCCGGAAATGGTGCGAGCGAGCCTTAGCCGCTCTCGGCGATACCGAGCGCAGCACCAAGACGGAGATGATCCTCCAGGAGTTTTTGGCGTTGTCGTCAATGTTCACCAAAGGAAACGGCAGCGAAGTTCGAACAGCTATCGAGCGCGGGCTTTCGCTTGCCGAGACTTTGGTAGACAGGGATCATCAGCTGCAACTTCTTGCCGGATTGAACATATTCCTTACACGGATTGCCGATTTTCGGGGCGCTTTGGCTGTCGCGGAGCGTGGAGTCTCGATCGCCGATGCAGCCAAGGACCTCGCCGGCCTCGTCATCACAGACTGGATGTTGGGGGTATCGTATCATCTGGTGGGAAATCAGGCGGCAGCGCAACATCATTGCGAATCTGGGATGGCCAGATCTGTCGAGCTGGGACAGAGCAATGCCAGCTTCTTCGGCTACGATCATCGTGTCCGCGCGCTTGTCGCACTTGCCCGTGCCCTATGGCTGCGCGGTTTTCCAGAGCGGGCGGTTCAAGTGGCCCGGCAGGCCATTGACGAAGCGGAGCGTCAGGATCAACCGGTCTCTGTTTGTATCGCCCTGATTTACGCGGCGCCGGTTTTCTTATGGAGCGGTAACTTCGAGCGAGCGGGGGGCTACATCGAGCGGTTGATCGCCTATGCGGGGCGCTACTTGCTGGCACCATACCGTGCCGTCGGCATGGCGCTAAAAGGCGAGCTTGCCGTCATTCGAGGCGAGGCAGGGGCGGGCCTCCATTTGCTGCGGGACGCGCTGGAAACGCTGCATGCCGAACAGCACAAGATTCTCGTGACAGTCTTTACCGGCGCGCTGGCAGATGGTCTGCGTAAGGCCGGACAATTCGACGAGGCCTTGCTCACCATCAACGGTGCGCTTGCGCGTGCGGCCCATTGTGGGGCGACATTCGATATGCCGGAGTTGCTTCGTATTAAGGGACAGATTCTCGCCACCATGCCAAGGCGAGATCTGGCGTCGGGCGTCGACTGCTTGATGCAGTCGATTGCCGTAGCGCGCGAGCAATCTGCCCTGGGCTGGGAGCTACGATCGGCGATGGATCTAGCTCGTTTGCTGTCGGAGAGCGGACAATACGACCAAGCCCGTGACACACTCGTCCCGGTCTATGACCGGTTCACGGAAGGGTTCGAGACGGCGGATCTTCGGGCCGCACGATGTCTCATCGGCGATCTGGTGCAGTGA
- a CDS encoding alpha/beta hydrolase, translated as MSLLRKTSAIALVLAMTGAVAHAETKPAAKDVVIVHGALADGSGWRAVYDILTKDGFHVTIVQEPLTGLAEDVDATKRVIDQQTGPVVLVGHSYGGSVITEAGADPKVSALVYVAALQPDKGEASGALMSKFAAPNDAMRVSVNKATPDNKYFFIPAAKFRETYAQDVPAEQAQFMADSEQQLAQKAMGAPLSVAAWHSKPSYAILTTEDHVISPELQRWMYKRSGAKVTEVPASHAVFVSQPAAIARVIEDAAK; from the coding sequence ATGTCCTTACTACGAAAGACCTCCGCGATCGCCCTCGTGCTTGCCATGACTGGTGCGGTCGCCCACGCCGAGACGAAGCCGGCTGCGAAGGACGTCGTCATCGTCCATGGCGCACTGGCGGACGGCTCAGGCTGGCGCGCCGTCTACGACATTCTGACCAAGGATGGCTTCCATGTGACGATCGTGCAGGAGCCGCTCACCGGCCTCGCTGAGGACGTCGATGCAACCAAGCGCGTCATCGATCAGCAAACCGGTCCCGTCGTTTTGGTCGGTCACAGCTATGGCGGCTCCGTGATCACGGAAGCCGGTGCCGACCCCAAGGTCAGCGCGCTCGTCTATGTGGCCGCCTTGCAGCCCGATAAGGGAGAGGCCAGCGGTGCGCTGATGTCGAAGTTCGCTGCGCCGAACGATGCCATGCGGGTCTCCGTCAACAAGGCTACGCCGGACAACAAGTATTTCTTCATCCCGGCGGCGAAGTTCCGAGAAACCTATGCCCAGGACGTCCCGGCGGAGCAAGCTCAGTTCATGGCCGACTCGGAGCAGCAGCTCGCTCAGAAGGCCATGGGTGCGCCGCTCTCGGTCGCAGCATGGCACAGCAAGCCCAGCTACGCCATTCTGACCACTGAGGATCACGTGATCAGCCCTGAGCTTCAGCGCTGGATGTACAAGCGTTCGGGCGCCAAGGTCACGGAAGTGCCCGCAAGCCACGCTGTTTTCGTCTCTCAGCCCGCCGCGATCGCCCGCGTGATCGAGGACGCCGCGAAGTAG
- a CDS encoding helix-turn-helix domain-containing protein, which yields MRIHVLALNDVLDTGLAAVLDAFAFANALAEMHGISSVRFKTKVVGLRETVTTAQGLNVPVTSAVRAQKPDAVVMPAINRIMPKPLVQMLASGEVREASVVLRKWSERGALAAAACVGTFVLAEAALLDGEEATTTWWLAPLFRQRYPHVRLDESQIIVQSNMVVTAGAALGHLDLALTLIRRADPALADLTGKYLMADVRNSQAAYAIPGHVVHGDPLVQKFERWARQRLAEGFSLDQAAAELATSKRTLARRMHGVLGKSPLEYLQDLRIERAVHLLTTGHASVDQIAAEVGYAEGVTLRALLRRRLGRGVREIRRSL from the coding sequence ATGCGCATCCATGTCCTTGCTCTGAACGACGTGCTCGACACGGGTCTCGCCGCGGTGCTCGACGCCTTTGCCTTCGCCAACGCGCTTGCGGAAATGCACGGCATTTCCTCGGTACGCTTCAAGACGAAAGTGGTCGGTTTGCGTGAGACCGTCACAACAGCCCAGGGCCTGAATGTTCCGGTCACCTCGGCAGTGCGCGCGCAGAAGCCCGATGCGGTGGTGATGCCAGCCATCAATCGGATCATGCCGAAACCGCTGGTGCAGATGCTGGCCAGTGGCGAGGTGCGCGAGGCCAGTGTGGTGTTGCGTAAATGGTCGGAGCGCGGTGCGCTGGCTGCGGCCGCTTGCGTTGGCACCTTCGTGCTGGCGGAAGCGGCTTTGCTCGACGGCGAAGAAGCAACCACCACTTGGTGGCTTGCACCTCTTTTCCGGCAGCGATATCCGCATGTGCGGCTCGACGAGTCGCAAATCATTGTTCAGTCCAACATGGTTGTCACCGCTGGCGCAGCACTCGGCCATTTGGATCTGGCGTTGACCCTGATCCGACGCGCCGACCCTGCGCTGGCCGACCTTACGGGCAAGTATTTGATGGCCGACGTCCGCAACTCGCAGGCCGCCTACGCGATACCTGGGCACGTAGTCCACGGCGATCCACTGGTGCAGAAGTTCGAACGATGGGCACGACAGCGGCTGGCCGAGGGATTCTCGCTGGATCAGGCTGCCGCGGAGCTCGCCACCAGCAAGCGTACTCTGGCGCGTCGGATGCATGGCGTGCTGGGCAAATCTCCGCTCGAATACCTCCAGGATTTGCGAATCGAGCGGGCCGTTCACCTGCTTACAACCGGCCATGCCAGCGTCGATCAGATTGCAGCCGAGGTCGGGTACGCCGAAGGCGTGACGCTGCGCGCGCTGCTGCGCCGAAGGCTCGGCCGCGGTGTGCGCGAAATCCGCCGCAGCCTCTGA
- a CDS encoding HAMP domain-containing sensor histidine kinase, whose amino-acid sequence MTDTDERFAVALDAGQIGIVQPTGQPRTLELSGRVEPARTTDFQAVLLAMAGHDLRQPLQIIQGSHELLGLGVRTKSEQRLLQRGQYAINCLNGLLDELLGAVRINEHAMEAGLLPVALGPLFQHACHENAEAALQKRIEIRVCPTAASVLSNAVLLSGVLRNLISNAIKYTEPNGRILIGSRRSGQNVRIDVCDTGVGIAGEQLSKIFDAFTRLDSARCDGLGVGLFIVRRAIEVLGHRIDVSSVASRGSRFSIFATRAD is encoded by the coding sequence ATGACTGACACAGATGAGCGGTTTGCTGTTGCTTTGGACGCAGGGCAGATCGGCATCGTGCAGCCGACCGGGCAGCCGAGGACCCTTGAATTGTCAGGTCGCGTTGAGCCCGCTAGGACCACCGATTTTCAAGCCGTGCTCCTAGCCATGGCCGGCCATGATCTTCGACAACCGTTGCAAATCATCCAGGGTTCGCACGAACTTCTCGGCCTTGGCGTCAGGACCAAGTCCGAACAACGCCTATTGCAAAGAGGGCAGTATGCGATCAATTGCCTCAATGGGCTGCTCGATGAACTGCTAGGTGCAGTCCGGATTAATGAGCATGCAATGGAGGCGGGGCTCTTACCCGTCGCACTCGGACCGTTGTTCCAGCACGCGTGCCATGAAAACGCTGAAGCCGCGTTGCAGAAGCGGATCGAGATTCGCGTGTGCCCCACGGCTGCGTCCGTCCTGAGCAATGCAGTATTGCTTAGCGGCGTTCTTCGAAATCTCATCAGCAATGCCATAAAATACACCGAGCCCAATGGGCGGATTCTCATCGGTAGCCGCCGTTCAGGCCAAAACGTACGTATCGACGTCTGTGACACTGGCGTCGGTATCGCGGGCGAGCAACTTTCAAAGATTTTCGACGCGTTTACCCGACTTGATTCCGCGCGGTGTGACGGACTTGGCGTCGGGTTGTTCATTGTGCGCCGCGCGATTGAAGTGCTCGGGCATCGCATCGATGTCAGCTCCGTTGCCTCCCGGGGGTCGCGTTTCTCCATTTTCGCGACGCGGGCGGATTAA
- a CDS encoding LysR family transcriptional regulator: MDWDRIRIFLEVARTGQILGAARRLGVNHATVARQLTALEQELKTRLVERRTTGCVLTSAGEALVAAAERAESEFLQVGTQLGRSSDAISGTVRVGAPDGLGNYFLASHLGALAAQHPDLLVQLVPLPRTFSLSRREADIAITLDRPKQGRLIVKKLTDYTLSVYGAESYLKRLGPIRKQADLAGHLFVTHVEDFVYSRALDYASSLGKVMTKHYECGSVVAQMEAVRGGHGVGILHDYAARRFPELKRLLPEVRFVRNYWLISHPDTHHTRRVSAVHAHIVARVRSARREFTG; this comes from the coding sequence ATGGATTGGGACCGCATCCGCATATTCCTAGAGGTCGCCCGCACGGGTCAAATTCTCGGTGCCGCTCGGCGCCTGGGTGTAAACCACGCGACCGTTGCACGGCAACTCACCGCGCTTGAGCAGGAACTGAAAACCCGGCTGGTCGAACGGCGTACAACGGGCTGTGTCCTGACAAGCGCAGGCGAGGCCCTCGTCGCCGCGGCGGAGCGTGCCGAATCCGAATTCCTTCAGGTCGGCACCCAACTTGGCCGATCATCGGACGCCATCTCTGGCACGGTCCGCGTCGGCGCTCCCGATGGATTGGGGAACTACTTTCTAGCCAGCCACCTCGGTGCGCTTGCCGCGCAGCACCCCGACCTGCTCGTTCAACTTGTTCCGCTACCGCGGACATTCTCGCTGTCGAGGCGGGAGGCCGACATTGCGATCACCTTGGACCGTCCGAAGCAAGGGCGACTGATTGTCAAAAAGCTTACGGACTACACGCTTAGTGTTTACGGTGCAGAGAGCTATCTGAAGCGCTTAGGACCAATCCGAAAGCAGGCCGATCTCGCCGGCCATCTTTTCGTGACGCATGTCGAGGATTTTGTCTACAGCCGAGCGCTCGACTACGCGTCTTCGCTTGGAAAAGTCATGACCAAGCACTACGAATGCGGGAGCGTTGTGGCGCAGATGGAGGCGGTGAGGGGCGGTCACGGCGTGGGCATACTACACGACTACGCTGCGCGACGGTTTCCAGAGCTCAAGCGATTGTTACCCGAGGTTCGCTTTGTGCGAAACTATTGGCTGATTTCGCATCCCGACACGCACCATACGCGCAGAGTGTCGGCGGTCCACGCGCACATCGTGGCGAGGGTGCGCTCGGCCCGCCGGGAATTCACGGGTTAA
- a CDS encoding molybdopterin-binding protein → MSLEHPRRRDLLWAFAATSGLALSGCDRVAVAPRVRSVLNAASSLTYKMQRLLIGAHRLAPEYSEADISPAFRPNGSIDPQDEDYLKLVGNHFVDWRLKVRGLVEHELSLSLEQLRSLPTRTQITRHDCVEGWSCIAKWSGVPLSEILLRAGVRPEARFAIFHCADTLDDGGESADPENIRYYESIDLIDAAHPQTILAYDMNGTPLTVRHGAPLRLRVERQLGYKMAKYIMRIELVQSLSGLHGGQGGYWEDRGYEWYAGI, encoded by the coding sequence ATGTCGCTTGAACATCCACGGCGTCGCGATTTGCTCTGGGCATTTGCGGCAACTAGTGGCCTCGCTTTGTCGGGCTGTGACCGCGTCGCCGTCGCACCGCGCGTCCGTTCTGTCCTCAATGCCGCAAGCAGTCTCACTTACAAAATGCAGCGCCTCCTCATCGGGGCTCATCGGCTCGCGCCCGAATATAGTGAGGCCGACATCTCGCCGGCGTTTCGCCCCAATGGTTCAATCGATCCGCAGGACGAGGACTACCTCAAGCTCGTCGGCAATCATTTCGTCGATTGGCGCCTGAAGGTTCGCGGCCTCGTTGAGCACGAACTGTCGCTGTCGCTTGAACAGTTGCGCTCCCTGCCCACACGGACCCAGATCACCCGGCATGATTGTGTCGAAGGCTGGAGCTGCATAGCTAAATGGTCCGGCGTGCCGCTCTCGGAAATCCTGTTGCGCGCTGGCGTGAGACCAGAGGCACGGTTTGCCATATTCCATTGCGCCGATACCCTGGACGATGGCGGCGAATCTGCTGATCCCGAGAACATCCGCTACTATGAGAGTATCGATCTGATCGATGCTGCGCATCCGCAGACGATCCTCGCTTATGACATGAACGGCACACCGCTGACCGTCCGCCATGGTGCGCCGCTGCGATTGCGCGTGGAGCGGCAGCTCGGCTACAAGATGGCCAAATACATCATGCGTATCGAACTAGTGCAAAGCCTCTCTGGCCTGCATGGCGGCCAAGGCGGCTATTGGGAAGATCGTGGCTATGAGTGGTATGCCGGGATCTGA